Genomic segment of Nostoc sp. TCL240-02:
AACTTTGGGTAAAAAAGCCTCTAACGGGGGCAGACCGGGAAAACATATTATGTTGACAGTTGATTGCTTTAAGTGTTTTGCGATGATGTCAGGTACAGAACAGGGTAAAGTCATCCGCAAATACTTTATTGAATGTGAAAGTATTGCCAAGGAAGCAAATATCAAAGCATTACCATCTGTCAGCACATCAAAACTCACTGAACTAAAAGCCAACGATGCACTGGTACGGCATCACATTAGGGTGCTTGAAAGTGAACTAGCTGAAAAGAGGATGGAATTACAGTCTATTCAAAAAGAGTTATTCACCGAAGCTAAAGCTGTACTTGATGCTAACCCTGAACTGGCAAGGGCTGTACTCGATGCCAGGGAAATAATAGAGCGCGCTAAACAAGCCAACAAGTACCTTAGTGTGTGAGATGTCATCTAAATATGACATTTTAAATGACATGTAAAAATGTCACTCACAGACAATACCTATACACAGAGAACAAGAATAATGAGTAACTTATCTATTTTCAGCTTTGAAACACACGACATACGCTTTGTAGGTACTGCAATAGACCCTTGGTGGGTAGCGGCTGATATTTGCAAGGCATTAGAGATTACAAATCCATCAACAGCTATTAGTAAATTGGACGATGACGAAAAAACACGTGACATAACTTTAAATGATGTCAGTGGCAAATTTGCTAGCACCAGGGCGCAGAAGGTATGGTGTGTGAATGAACCAGGATTGTATGCACTTGTCTTAACAAGTCGCAAGCCATCAACCAAGCGCTTTAAAAAGTGGCTGACATCCGAGGTAATACCCGCTATACGCCGGACTGGTAGTTACAGCATTCCTAACAACGCACATGTTAGGACTTCCACTACCTTCGACAAAAAGGTTGCCGAACTGATGAAGCGCAAGGAACTGTTATCAGAACGCATCGATGCTACGACAAAATCACTCAAGTCATTACAGGAACAATACGACTCACTTGAACAAGAGTACTCACGACTATACGTAGAGCATTATCGTCACGAGGGTGAGGAGTATATCAAGCACAAACAAATAGTTGGTAGCCACAATCCCTACCTTAGTAAATTGAATGACATTAAAACATGTCACTAAAAATGTCACTCAAACATGTCATTCAGGGAAACATACATGGCACAAACAATAAAACATCAAATGCAGTGTGAAAAGTGCTTAGGGTACAAAGTGAAGAAGAATGGCTTTGAACAATTGTCTGATAGTACCTTATTGCAAAAGTGGTATTGCATCCCTTGTAAGAGTAGTCTCACCCGTGTCAAGGGTAGACGTAATCACGCACTGAAAACAGCTAAAGCAAACAAAGTAATAGTATGTGCGGGAATGGTATTCACGAGGCACGACATACAGTACGTTGTGGGTGAGCGCAAAGCAGTGTCCCAGTATTTAGGACAGATATGGTCAGTGAGTGGGAGTAAGCCAGGTAGCGCAACGTGGATGTATGAGGACTCAATATTTAAGGCATTAAAAAGATGAGTAATAGCAATACACGTGTAGACGGTACCGGTAATTTTGTGACAGATGATAATGGTAGGGACAGGGAAGCTACACCACAAGAGATAGACAAAACATTAAGGGAGTGGGAAGGCGATGGTAAGAAAGGTAAGAAAAAATGAGTGGGTTGTGGGGCTGAGTGTTCACTACTGGGGGAATAATTACAGAGTTTGGTCTGTTACTGATGATGACGTGCTTCTGGTAGTGCCCGGCGAACAACCTAACGGATGGTATCAACCTTTTGCAACTGAACTCACAAAGCCTACTAGCGTGACAGTGAAAAAAGACGACGAGTTCGTGATGATATTTGACGATAAAAAACTACTACCTTGGGAGAAGTAACATGATAGGTACGAAGTTTATTGACAAATCAGAAGTATATGTGGTAGTCAGAAGCTTTGTTAGCGATACAGCATGGGTATGCAAAAGTGAAGCCACGGGTAACGAAAAGTGGTATTACACGGAAGAGATTGAAGAAGGTAAAATAACTGAATTACCACCACACAAACTACCAAAAGTCAAGAGTAAAGCATAAATATCTCACACATAAGCAAAACTTACACCTTACTGTAAAAAGCAGGGTGTTTTCTTATGGGTATACGAATGATAAGTAGATTATCAGTGGACTGTCAGAATGCTACAAGTTTTACTTATACTTTACTGAGCATACTTTGAGCATCGTTGCTGAGTAGTAAAATATACTAAAAATGCTCATTTTACACGTAAAATCCCCACTTTGAGCATTGGGTGAGCATTTTCAAGAAAACAAAAGCTGAAAGTATTGACAGTAGGTGTTTTCAAGCCAACCATCGCTGTTGGCGGATGTTTTGTGCAGGTGAGTTTACCGATAATCAATACACAATTGAAGGTACTACATTGCACGATCGCGTCCACACTACAAGCGATGTACAGCGAGGAGAAACTTGGCAAGTTCGGGCAATTTGGCTAAAGTCTGAGCAATACAAACTCATCGGTAAATCTGACTTAATTGAAGCCGAATCAGGTGAAATTTATCCAGTGGAATATAAACGAGGACGCAAAGGCGAATGGGATAACGATGAGTTGCAAGTTTGCGCCCAAGCCTTATGTTTAGAAGAAATGACAGGAGAACCTGTTAATACTGGATATATCTATTATGCCCACTCTCATCAACGGCAATTAGTAGAGATTAATGCAGAGTTACGGCAAAGTGCGATCGCTACTATTGAATCTGTGACAAATCTCTTAGAAACAGGAGCAATGCCAAAACCAGTTTACAGCAAACGCTGCCAAGGATGCAGTCTTTATTCGCAATGTTTACCCAAAGCAACCGATAAAGTCAAAAGTTATCAAGAAGTCAATTAAATCATACCCAATACAGTTTTCAGATCAGCCCAAAACCATCATGTAGAGACGCGATAAATCGCGTCTTGAAAGACAAATTATCTACACCAACAGCCCTTGCTAACCGTATTAAATTATATCCGATAAATCTCTTTACTCAAATCCAGATCATTTTTAGGAAGAATCAAAAATGGGAACACTTTACGTAACACAAGCCGATGCTTTTATCGGCAAAGTTGACGAACGTCTCACCGTCAAAGCTGAACAAAAAACTATCATGGATATCCCTTTAATTAAACTAGAAGGAATTGTAGTACTAGGACGAGCTACTATTTCTCCCGCCGTCGTCAGTGAACTTTTAGATCGTCACATTTGTTTAACATTTCTCACACAAAATGGACGATATTTAGGACGTTTAGAACCAGAAGTTACCAAAAATATTTTTGTTCGGAAAGCCCAATGGCAAGCTGTGGGAGAATCAGAACCAGCAATACATTTAGTTAGAGGATTTGTGCGGGGTAAATTGAAAAATTACCGCCATAGCTTACTTCGCACTCAGCGAGAACATCCTGATACTGACCTGAATAATAACATCACTCGATTGGAAAACGCGATCGCACCAATCGAAAAAACCAGCAGTATTGATTCTCTCAGAGGCTTAGAAGGTGCTGGTAGTGCAGCTTATTTTGGTTGTTTTCAACAGCTAATCAAAACCCCAGAATTTCGATTTGAAGCCAGAAACCGCCGTCCACCAACCGATCCAGTTAATGCCTTACTGAGTTTTTGGTATTCATTACTACGTCATGATGTGCAAAGTGCTTTAAAT
This window contains:
- a CDS encoding antA/AntB antirepressor family protein yields the protein MTQLTFDKTLALSIYNSDEQFPIDLDDAWLWLGWASKQKALDCLVANFEEGTDFLTLGKKASNGGRPGKHIMLTVDCFKCFAMMSGTEQGKVIRKYFIECESIAKEANIKALPSVSTSKLTELKANDALVRHHIRVLESELAEKRMELQSIQKELFTEAKAVLDANPELARAVLDAREIIERAKQANKYLSV
- the cas1d gene encoding type I-D CRISPR-associated endonuclease Cas1d, which gives rise to MGTLYVTQADAFIGKVDERLTVKAEQKTIMDIPLIKLEGIVVLGRATISPAVVSELLDRHICLTFLTQNGRYLGRLEPEVTKNIFVRKAQWQAVGESEPAIHLVRGFVRGKLKNYRHSLLRTQREHPDTDLNNNITRLENAIAPIEKTSSIDSLRGLEGAGSAAYFGCFQQLIKTPEFRFEARNRRPPTDPVNALLSFWYSLLRHDVQSALNIVGFDPYLGYLHVERYGRPSLALDLMEEFRPLIVDAVVLSLINKRSLTLTDFTTEPLSGAVSLTKEGLHTFLRAYEQKKQSEFKHPVMGNKCTYQKSFEIQARLLSKYLMNEIDKYPPLVLK
- the cas4 gene encoding CRISPR-associated protein Cas4 translates to MFKKTKAESIDSRCFQANHRCWRMFCAGEFTDNQYTIEGTTLHDRVHTTSDVQRGETWQVRAIWLKSEQYKLIGKSDLIEAESGEIYPVEYKRGRKGEWDNDELQVCAQALCLEEMTGEPVNTGYIYYAHSHQRQLVEINAELRQSAIATIESVTNLLETGAMPKPVYSKRCQGCSLYSQCLPKATDKVKSYQEVN
- a CDS encoding BRO family protein; this encodes MSNLSIFSFETHDIRFVGTAIDPWWVAADICKALEITNPSTAISKLDDDEKTRDITLNDVSGKFASTRAQKVWCVNEPGLYALVLTSRKPSTKRFKKWLTSEVIPAIRRTGSYSIPNNAHVRTSTTFDKKVAELMKRKELLSERIDATTKSLKSLQEQYDSLEQEYSRLYVEHYRHEGEEYIKHKQIVGSHNPYLSKLNDIKTCH